In a genomic window of Sphingomonas lutea:
- the hisD gene encoding histidinol dehydrogenase, whose amino-acid sequence MNTYEWNALDGRGRREALARPEQRGDARLTAAVEEVVAAVRERGWDGLSAVAQQIDGWEPCPVEVAPVAAVARRTLAPEQLAAIELAVRNIRTFHEASRPPDIAVETAPGLLVRKVWRPIDRVGLYVPGGATPLFSTLLMLAIPARTAGVGEIVTVTPPRSDGSLSPLVALAAELCGIEAIWTVGGAQAVAALAFGAGPIPKVDKICGPGNAWVAEAKRLVASMAGGPAIDMPAGPSELMVIADADADAARVAADLLSQAEHDAAAQVLLVTPSEALAGRVLAEVDERLPRLPRAAIARASLEQGRVVLTADLAEAVEVANVYAPEHLSLAVADAEAFVPLVRNAGAVFAGGAAAETFGDYLGGSSHVLPTDGAARAWSGVGVYTFLKAMSVLSVSPEAARRISAPAALLARLEALEAHALAADARLERV is encoded by the coding sequence GTGAACACCTACGAGTGGAACGCGCTCGACGGGCGAGGCCGCCGCGAGGCGCTGGCCCGCCCGGAGCAACGCGGCGACGCGAGGCTGACTGCGGCCGTGGAGGAGGTCGTCGCCGCCGTGCGCGAGCGCGGCTGGGACGGCCTGTCCGCCGTTGCGCAGCAGATCGATGGTTGGGAACCGTGCCCGGTGGAGGTTGCGCCGGTGGCTGCGGTCGCCCGTCGAACCTTGGCGCCTGAGCAACTCGCGGCGATCGAGCTGGCGGTACGCAACATTCGCACCTTTCATGAGGCCAGCAGGCCGCCCGACATTGCGGTGGAAACCGCGCCGGGGCTGTTGGTCCGCAAGGTGTGGCGGCCGATTGACCGGGTCGGCCTTTACGTGCCCGGCGGAGCGACGCCTCTGTTCTCGACGCTGTTGATGCTGGCGATCCCCGCACGAACCGCGGGCGTAGGCGAGATCGTGACGGTCACGCCACCCCGCAGCGACGGCAGCCTCTCGCCGCTCGTCGCGCTCGCTGCCGAGCTGTGCGGAATTGAGGCGATTTGGACAGTCGGGGGCGCCCAGGCGGTGGCGGCGCTTGCTTTCGGCGCCGGCCCGATCCCGAAGGTCGACAAGATCTGCGGGCCGGGAAACGCCTGGGTCGCCGAGGCAAAGCGGCTGGTGGCGAGCATGGCCGGCGGACCGGCGATCGACATGCCCGCCGGCCCGAGTGAGCTGATGGTCATCGCCGATGCCGATGCCGATGCGGCCAGGGTCGCCGCCGATCTGCTGAGCCAGGCCGAGCATGACGCGGCGGCCCAAGTCCTTCTGGTCACGCCCTCGGAGGCGTTGGCGGGGCGCGTGCTTGCCGAAGTCGACGAACGGCTTCCGCGGCTGCCGCGCGCCGCAATCGCGCGGGCTTCGCTTGAGCAAGGGCGAGTGGTGCTGACGGCCGATCTCGCGGAGGCGGTGGAGGTCGCGAACGTCTACGCGCCCGAGCATCTATCGCTCGCTGTCGCCGATGCGGAAGCTTTCGTCCCGCTCGTGCGCAATGCCGGCGCGGTGTTCGCCGGCGGGGCGGCGGCCGAAACGTTCGGCGACTATCTAGGAGGCTCCAGCCACGTGCTCCCGACCGATGGTGCCGCGCGCGCCTGGAGTGGCGTCGGCGTCTACACTTTCCTCAAGGCGATGAGTGTGTTGTCAGTGTCGCCCGAAGCGGCTCGACGGATCTCGGCCCCGGCCGCCTTGCTCGCGCGGTTGGAAGCGCTCGAGGCGCACGCTTTGGCTGCCGATGCCCGGCTGGAGCGCGTGTAG
- the hisG gene encoding ATP phosphoribosyltransferase, with protein MLADRTRLHIALQKSGRLSDLSRDLLRDAGFRIQRSKNSLTARVENFPAELMFVRDDDIPTFVSDGVCEFGIVGQNVLEEFALGADEQRYEVLAELGFGGCSLKIAAPETLAYDGPKSLTGERIATSYPRIVRRYLAEQGIDAKIVKMNGAVELAPRLQIANFVCDLVSTGATLEANGLRPVETVLDSQAVLIRTTKMLDDTRSKLSAGLLTRVDGVLTTKESKYIMLNATGQSLQQITSLLPGAGAPTIVPLHGRPGQFAVHAVCQESVFWETLEQLKGAGASAILVVPIEKMMM; from the coding sequence ATGCTCGCTGATCGCACCCGACTTCATATCGCGCTCCAGAAGTCGGGGCGCCTGTCGGACCTCAGCCGTGATCTCCTTCGCGACGCGGGCTTTCGAATCCAGCGCAGCAAGAACAGCCTGACGGCGCGGGTCGAGAATTTCCCCGCGGAGCTGATGTTTGTGCGCGACGACGACATCCCGACGTTCGTGAGTGACGGGGTCTGCGAGTTCGGGATCGTCGGACAGAACGTTCTTGAGGAATTTGCGCTCGGCGCGGATGAGCAACGCTACGAGGTGCTCGCTGAACTCGGCTTTGGCGGCTGCAGCCTCAAGATCGCGGCGCCCGAAACACTCGCTTACGATGGTCCCAAGTCGCTCACGGGGGAACGCATTGCGACGTCCTATCCTCGGATTGTCCGCCGCTATCTGGCCGAACAGGGCATCGACGCGAAGATCGTGAAGATGAACGGCGCCGTGGAATTGGCGCCGCGGCTGCAGATCGCCAATTTCGTTTGCGACCTCGTGTCTACGGGTGCCACGCTCGAGGCCAACGGACTGCGGCCGGTCGAGACGGTGCTCGACAGTCAAGCCGTGCTGATCCGCACAACGAAGATGTTGGACGATACTCGCAGCAAGCTCTCCGCGGGGCTGCTGACCCGCGTCGACGGGGTGCTGACGACCAAAGAATCGAAATACATCATGCTCAACGCCACCGGCCAGTCGTTGCAGCAGATTACATCGCTACTACCCGGCGCGGGGGCGCCTACCATCGTGCCGCTGCACGGTCGGCCAGGGCAATTCGCTGTCCACGCCGTCTGCCAAGAATCCGTGTTCTGGGAGACGCTGGAGCAGCTCAAGGGTGCCGGCGCGTCGGCAATCCTCGTTGTCCCAATCGAAAAGATGATGATGTGA
- the hisIE gene encoding bifunctional phosphoribosyl-AMP cyclohydrolase/phosphoribosyl-ATP diphosphatase HisIE, with translation MRDRNAPLTSAEVDGLSWDKMDGLLPAIVQGRASGRVLMLGYMNREALQATLESGFATFFSRSKQRLWRKGETSGNVLDVQAVTSDCDGDSLLVIADPHGPTCHEGSLSCFGDAWLRGPGWLAEVSAIVAERAASGEDSSYTRHLLEGGAERIAQKIGEEAVELALAAVTRDAAGCAEEAADLLYHLVVLLQVRGMEWEQVIEVLRRRHSAAPPSE, from the coding sequence ATGCGGGATCGAAATGCGCCGCTGACCAGCGCCGAAGTCGATGGGCTCTCTTGGGACAAGATGGACGGACTGCTGCCGGCAATCGTGCAGGGCCGCGCCTCGGGCCGGGTGCTGATGCTGGGTTATATGAATCGCGAGGCGCTACAGGCGACGCTCGAAAGCGGGTTCGCGACTTTCTTCAGCCGCTCCAAACAGCGGCTGTGGCGCAAGGGTGAAACCAGCGGCAACGTCCTTGATGTGCAGGCGGTGACCAGCGACTGTGATGGCGACTCGTTGCTCGTGATCGCCGATCCGCACGGGCCGACTTGCCACGAAGGCAGCCTGAGTTGCTTCGGCGACGCCTGGCTGCGCGGGCCCGGCTGGCTCGCCGAGGTGTCGGCGATTGTTGCCGAGCGCGCGGCCTCGGGGGAAGACTCGAGCTACACCCGCCACTTGCTCGAGGGTGGAGCGGAACGCATCGCGCAGAAGATTGGGGAGGAAGCGGTCGAGCTGGCACTCGCGGCGGTAACACGCGACGCCGCGGGCTGTGCCGAGGAGGCGGCCGACCTCCTCTATCACCTTGTCGTGCTGCTTCAGGTGCGCGGAATGGAGTGGGAGCAGGTCATCGAAGTGCTCCGCCGCCGACACTCGGCGGCACCGCCATCTGAATGA
- the hisH gene encoding imidazole glycerol phosphate synthase subunit HisH, producing the protein MKLVIVDLGCGNVGSVRHALRRFGIKPVASSDAEEISRADKVLLPGVGAAGYAMERIDALGLRQTLTTLRQPALGICLGMQLLFERSEEAGAACLGIIPGQVRALQPTPGFPVPHMGWTRVEVRDPGIGIDDGEYFYFAHSFVCDDGRATVAAADYLRPIPAVIRHQNWLGAQFHPERSGPAGARFLQSFLQ; encoded by the coding sequence GTGAAGCTGGTGATCGTCGATCTCGGCTGCGGCAATGTCGGATCGGTCCGGCACGCTTTGAGGCGGTTCGGGATCAAGCCGGTCGCGAGTTCGGACGCCGAGGAGATATCGCGCGCGGACAAGGTTCTGCTGCCGGGCGTCGGCGCGGCCGGCTACGCGATGGAGCGCATCGACGCGCTGGGCCTGCGCCAGACGTTGACCACGCTTCGCCAGCCGGCGCTCGGCATTTGCCTCGGAATGCAGCTGCTGTTCGAGCGTAGCGAGGAGGCGGGTGCTGCGTGCCTCGGGATCATTCCCGGTCAGGTGCGGGCTTTGCAACCCACGCCGGGTTTCCCCGTGCCGCACATGGGTTGGACCCGCGTCGAGGTGCGGGATCCCGGCATCGGCATCGACGACGGCGAATATTTCTACTTTGCCCACAGCTTCGTCTGCGATGACGGGCGCGCCACCGTGGCCGCCGCCGATTACCTCCGGCCGATCCCGGCTGTAATTCGGCACCAGAATTGGCTCGGCGCCCAATTCCATCCCGAACGGTCCGGCCCCGCCGGTGCGCGCTTTCTGCAAAGCTTTCTGCAATGA
- a CDS encoding YerC/YecD family TrpR-related protein: protein MPTDKKRRVTPSREPEVLLDDLCNALLTPSGREEMRNLLRDLCTPAELRTLAERWHVARLLDTTEMPYRDIHLATGVSTTTIVRVGRFLRLEPHQGYRRAIDTLGARNAR from the coding sequence ATGCCGACAGATAAGAAGCGCCGGGTTACACCAAGCCGCGAACCCGAAGTCCTGCTCGATGACCTGTGCAACGCGCTGCTGACGCCCAGCGGCCGTGAGGAAATGCGCAACCTCCTGCGGGACCTCTGCACGCCCGCCGAGCTTCGTACGCTGGCTGAGCGCTGGCACGTTGCCCGCCTGCTGGACACGACGGAAATGCCGTATCGCGACATCCACCTTGCAACCGGTGTGAGCACCACCACGATCGTTCGCGTCGGCCGCTTCCTTCGCCTTGAGCCGCACCAGGGGTACCGCCGCGCCATCGACACGCTGGGCGCGCGCAATGCTCGCTGA
- the hisF gene encoding imidazole glycerol phosphate synthase subunit HisF gives MPARRIIPCLDVKDGRVVKGVQFRDHRDAGDIVEQALRYRDEGADELVFYDISASAEGRSLDLSWVGRIAQVIDIPFAVAGGIRTRDSAAACLGAGADKVSINSPALERPELIDELARDFGAQCVVLGVDSFEDGGDYRVKQYTGNPLTTRDTRRRTLDWAREACSRGAGEIVLNCMRRDGVRTGYDLAHTTEVVEAVSVPVVASGGAGEPRHFRDAFNAGASAALAATVFHDRVISIPDLKEFLATCGIEMRR, from the coding sequence GTGCCCGCGCGTAGGATCATCCCCTGCCTCGACGTGAAAGATGGGCGCGTGGTCAAGGGCGTCCAGTTCCGCGACCACCGCGACGCGGGCGACATCGTCGAACAGGCCCTTCGCTATCGCGACGAGGGCGCCGATGAGCTCGTCTTCTACGACATTTCCGCAAGCGCCGAGGGCCGCAGCCTGGACCTGTCTTGGGTCGGGCGGATTGCCCAAGTGATCGACATCCCATTCGCGGTTGCCGGCGGGATCCGCACTCGCGATTCGGCCGCCGCTTGCCTCGGCGCCGGGGCGGACAAGGTGTCGATCAACTCACCAGCGCTCGAACGGCCCGAGCTGATCGACGAGCTTGCGAGGGACTTCGGCGCGCAATGCGTGGTGCTTGGTGTCGACAGCTTCGAGGACGGCGGCGACTATCGCGTGAAGCAATATACCGGCAATCCCTTGACCACCCGCGATACACGCCGCCGGACGCTCGACTGGGCGCGGGAGGCGTGCAGCCGCGGCGCCGGCGAGATCGTGCTCAACTGCATGCGGCGAGACGGCGTTCGCACGGGATATGACCTCGCCCACACGACCGAGGTGGTCGAGGCAGTCAGCGTCCCGGTCGTGGCGTCGGGCGGCGCGGGCGAGCCCAGGCATTTCCGCGATGCGTTCAACGCCGGCGCGAGCGCAGCGCTCGCTGCGACTGTGTTCCACGATCGCGTGATTTCCATTCCGGACCTCAAGGAGTTTCTCGCCACATGCGGGATCGAAATGCGCCGCTGA
- the hisC gene encoding histidinol-phosphate transaminase produces MSSLAERLARPEILALEPFDIAAQANSAFGPDAIKLDANENPFSPLSDGPLAAGLNRYPEPQPARLTRALAALYNVVPENLVVTRGADDAIDVLVRAFCRAGEDAVAIPSPTFSAYAHFARLQGARIISVPLGSEFEFVPADYVAALRDAPGLKLAFICSPNNPTGNAVAPEQVLEVADRLLDTIVVLDEAYLEFASVPSLAAEAAKRPNLVVLKTLSKAFGLAGARVGCAIGNPELIAIAARALPPYPLPSLSVEAAMAALAPYRRPIHEERIARIIAERERMAPLLAASPIVRSVRTGGGNFLFLQVEEPQVLAEKLRGLGIRARFRPNAAPGGVRLTIGSEGENAVALAAFGVPAASAPDRRAELVRETKETKIAVAVDLDRATPRRIETGVPFYDHMLDQVAAHGEFSLILTCAGDLDIDAHHSVEDCAIALGSALSRALGERRGIGRFGFTLPMDEAQAQVLIDLSGRPYSRFEGSFEASHIGAYPTEMTSHVFRSLADSMNAAIHVKVEGENDHHKTEACFKAFGRALRQAVRHEGDPALAPSTKGVL; encoded by the coding sequence ATGAGCTCGCTTGCGGAGCGTCTGGCGCGGCCGGAGATCCTCGCGCTAGAGCCATTTGACATCGCGGCCCAGGCGAACTCCGCCTTCGGCCCCGACGCGATCAAGCTCGATGCGAACGAAAATCCATTTTCACCGCTGTCGGATGGCCCGTTGGCGGCGGGGCTCAATCGCTATCCTGAGCCACAGCCCGCGCGGCTGACGCGGGCGCTTGCCGCTCTCTATAACGTCGTGCCGGAGAATCTCGTCGTCACGCGCGGCGCCGACGATGCAATCGACGTGCTGGTGCGCGCCTTCTGCAGGGCCGGGGAGGATGCTGTGGCGATTCCGTCACCGACATTTTCGGCTTATGCGCATTTTGCGAGGCTCCAGGGTGCGCGCATCATCTCCGTGCCGCTGGGCTCCGAGTTTGAGTTCGTCCCAGCCGACTACGTCGCGGCTCTGAGGGACGCGCCGGGCCTGAAGCTTGCCTTCATTTGCTCGCCCAATAATCCGACCGGCAACGCGGTCGCCCCTGAGCAGGTGCTCGAGGTCGCCGACAGGTTACTGGACACGATCGTCGTCCTGGACGAGGCCTATCTCGAGTTCGCGTCGGTGCCGAGCCTTGCGGCCGAAGCGGCGAAGCGCCCGAACCTGGTGGTGCTGAAAACCCTTTCGAAGGCATTCGGCCTGGCGGGTGCCCGCGTCGGCTGCGCGATCGGTAACCCTGAGCTGATCGCGATCGCTGCGCGGGCATTGCCTCCTTACCCGCTGCCCAGCTTGTCGGTGGAAGCGGCGATGGCCGCGCTCGCGCCGTACAGACGCCCGATCCACGAGGAACGCATTGCGCGAATTATCGCCGAGCGCGAGCGGATGGCGCCGCTGCTCGCAGCCTCCCCGATCGTTCGCTCGGTTCGCACCGGCGGTGGCAACTTCCTGTTCCTCCAGGTTGAGGAGCCTCAGGTTCTTGCGGAGAAGCTGCGAGGGCTGGGCATTCGGGCGCGGTTCCGGCCCAATGCCGCGCCGGGTGGGGTTCGCCTGACGATCGGCTCCGAAGGGGAAAATGCGGTTGCGCTGGCGGCGTTTGGGGTCCCAGCCGCGTCGGCGCCCGATCGGCGAGCGGAACTGGTGCGCGAGACCAAGGAAACGAAGATTGCCGTGGCGGTCGACCTCGATCGCGCCACTCCCCGGCGCATCGAAACCGGAGTGCCGTTCTACGACCACATGCTCGACCAGGTTGCCGCGCATGGCGAATTCAGCCTGATCCTGACCTGCGCGGGCGACCTCGACATCGATGCGCACCACAGCGTCGAGGATTGCGCGATTGCGCTCGGCTCCGCGCTTTCGCGCGCGCTCGGCGAGCGTCGCGGCATCGGCCGTTTCGGCTTCACCCTACCGATGGACGAGGCGCAGGCGCAGGTGCTCATCGATTTATCGGGCAGACCCTATAGCCGGTTCGAGGGCAGCTTCGAGGCCAGCCACATTGGCGCCTATCCGACCGAAATGACTAGCCACGTCTTCCGCTCGCTCGCCGACAGCATGAACGCCGCGATCCACGTCAAGGTCGAAGGCGAGAACGACCACCACAAGACCGAGGCTTGCTTCAAGGCGTTCGGCCGCGCGCTTCGCCAGGCGGTTCGGCACGAAGGCGATCCGGCGCTGGCGCCTAGCACCAAAGGCGTGCTGTGA
- a CDS encoding HisA/HisF-related TIM barrel protein, translating into MIVYPAMDLMGGRVVRLRQGRFDEATDYSADPESGLRAFAVAGAEWAHVVDLDGARAGEPVQHERIAQLARGLPLKLQVGGGVRSREHVEHLLDSGVERVVVGSVAVRAPEMVRDWIAAFGAERITLALDVRMTAAGPQVAVSGWTEVTDASLWTVADYFPGARHLLLTDIARDGELAGPNFALLDDAVNRLPQLEVQASGGVSSLVDIERLTTSGVIVGKALWEGRVQLEDAIARARA; encoded by the coding sequence ATGATCGTTTATCCGGCAATGGACCTGATGGGCGGGCGCGTCGTGCGCCTTCGCCAGGGTCGGTTTGACGAAGCGACCGACTATTCCGCCGACCCCGAAAGCGGGCTTCGCGCATTTGCCGTCGCAGGCGCCGAATGGGCGCACGTCGTCGATCTGGACGGCGCCCGGGCGGGCGAGCCCGTCCAGCATGAGCGCATCGCCCAGCTCGCGCGCGGCTTGCCGCTAAAACTGCAGGTCGGCGGGGGCGTGCGTTCGCGCGAGCATGTCGAACATTTGCTCGATTCCGGCGTGGAACGCGTCGTCGTCGGCAGTGTCGCCGTCCGCGCGCCGGAAATGGTGCGTGACTGGATCGCCGCCTTTGGTGCGGAGCGGATTACGCTTGCGCTGGATGTTCGAATGACCGCGGCTGGTCCGCAGGTTGCCGTCTCCGGCTGGACGGAAGTCACGGATGCAAGCCTGTGGACCGTGGCCGATTACTTTCCGGGAGCGCGCCATTTGCTTCTGACCGACATTGCCCGCGACGGCGAACTCGCCGGGCCGAACTTCGCGCTGCTCGATGATGCCGTAAATCGGCTTCCCCAGCTTGAGGTTCAGGCTTCCGGCGGCGTGTCGTCGCTGGTCGACATCGAGCGCCTGACCACCTCCGGCGTCATCGTCGGCAAGGCGCTTTGGGAGGGCCGTGTGCAGCTTGAGGATGCGATCGCTCGTGCCCGCGCGTAG
- a CDS encoding copper resistance system multicopper oxidase, whose protein sequence is MTELLSLNRRAFIGGGAALAAAAGLQPAWAKRVSHGVATKSTGTLSGTDIRLTVAETSFPVDGRTGHAIAINGTIPAPLIRLREGQKVRLSHSGLQEQMGHYGPIVIDPAGPDPVQYDREHVIVLSDWTFMHPHTVFTRLKQEGGFFNRNKRTLSNKGADKVSPADAAMFAKMRMDPTDISDVTAATYTYLINGHGPRENWTGLFRPGERVRLRLINAAAQTIFNIRIPGLKLMVVATDGIEVRPVEVDELQIGNAETYDLIVVPEDRAYTFVAEGIDRSGMGVATLAPRAGMRAEVPGLRPRPTLTMADMGMAGMGMGGMDHSAHGGGASAAPMDHDMRDKSKVDFKVGPGVDMIAPMPVNRNDHPGIGLDDVGHRVLTHNDLVSLKPNSDTRVPTRRIDIHLTGNMERFMWSMDGKKLSENPEPYRFARNERVRLRLINDSMMTHPMHLHGHFFEIVNGNPGHQPLKHTVRVLPGAFVDLDLTADAPGDWAFHCHMLYHMHAGMMRVVTVRPLEGGAA, encoded by the coding sequence ATGACTGAATTGCTTTCGTTGAACCGCCGCGCCTTCATCGGCGGCGGCGCCGCGCTTGCCGCGGCGGCCGGGCTGCAACCCGCATGGGCCAAGCGTGTCAGCCACGGCGTGGCGACCAAAAGCACGGGCACGCTCAGCGGCACCGATATTCGCCTGACAGTCGCCGAAACCAGTTTCCCGGTGGATGGACGGACCGGACACGCAATCGCCATCAACGGGACGATCCCGGCCCCGCTCATTCGCCTCAGGGAAGGGCAGAAGGTGCGGTTGAGCCACAGCGGGCTGCAGGAGCAAATGGGCCATTACGGGCCGATCGTGATCGATCCCGCCGGGCCCGACCCGGTGCAATATGACCGCGAGCATGTGATCGTCCTGTCCGACTGGACCTTCATGCATCCGCACACGGTCTTCACCCGGCTCAAGCAGGAAGGCGGGTTTTTCAACCGCAACAAGCGCACCTTGAGCAACAAGGGCGCGGACAAGGTGTCGCCCGCCGACGCGGCGATGTTCGCTAAGATGCGCATGGACCCGACCGACATTTCGGACGTGACGGCCGCGACTTACACCTATCTGATCAACGGCCATGGCCCGCGCGAGAATTGGACCGGGCTGTTCCGTCCCGGCGAGCGGGTGCGCCTGCGCCTTATCAATGCGGCGGCGCAGACCATCTTCAACATCCGCATTCCCGGCCTCAAGCTGATGGTAGTCGCCACCGACGGGATCGAGGTTCGCCCCGTCGAGGTCGACGAGCTGCAGATCGGCAATGCCGAGACCTACGATCTCATCGTCGTTCCCGAGGACCGCGCCTACACCTTCGTGGCGGAAGGGATTGACCGGTCGGGCATGGGTGTCGCCACGCTTGCGCCGCGCGCCGGCATGCGCGCCGAGGTGCCGGGCCTGCGCCCGCGGCCGACGCTGACCATGGCCGACATGGGCATGGCCGGGATGGGCATGGGCGGGATGGACCATTCGGCGCATGGCGGCGGCGCGTCCGCCGCGCCGATGGACCATGACATGCGCGATAAATCGAAGGTCGACTTCAAGGTCGGCCCGGGCGTCGACATGATCGCGCCGATGCCGGTCAACCGCAACGACCATCCCGGAATCGGCCTCGACGATGTCGGCCACAGGGTGCTGACCCACAATGACCTGGTTTCATTGAAGCCCAACAGCGACACGCGCGTTCCGACGCGCCGCATCGACATCCACCTGACCGGCAACATGGAGCGTTTCATGTGGTCGATGGACGGCAAGAAACTGAGCGAGAACCCCGAACCCTATCGCTTCGCGCGGAACGAGCGCGTGCGCCTGCGCTTGATCAACGATTCGATGATGACCCACCCGATGCATTTGCACGGCCACTTCTTCGAGATCGTCAACGGCAATCCCGGGCATCAGCCGCTCAAGCATACGGTGCGCGTACTGCCGGGAGCGTTTGTCGACCTCGACCTCACCGCCGATGCGCCGGGCGACTGGGCGTTTCACTGCCACATGCTCTATCACATGCACGCCGGGATGATGCGCGTCGTCACCGTCCGCCCGCTGGAAGGAGGTGCGGCATGA
- a CDS encoding inositol monophosphatase family protein: MLDDRCRFGMGRNRTLRRARSTSLLLDRAAAHLHPTSVMVTPELSNFASHLADAARLVTLASATGMIAVENKGAARLFDPVTEADRAAENAMQRLIGEAYPEHGFAGEEFGEQLGSSPYSWSLDPIDGTRSYVCGLPTWTTLIALLENGQPVLGIIDAPRLDERYVGDGAAAWCERAGISAALQSSGCTELEQARLSTTDPFLFAGQAEDAFAGLRRAVRMTRYGHDGYAYARLAAGTIDLVVECALKPHDYHALVAVVRGAGGVFGDWSGGTDFAAGRVIAAATPQLYEAAVDVIQMAVPPSVGGGALR, encoded by the coding sequence ATGCTCGACGACCGCTGCAGGTTCGGAATGGGGCGAAATCGTACGTTGCGCCGCGCGCGCTCGACCTCACTGTTGCTTGACCGCGCGGCGGCGCATCTTCACCCAACTTCCGTCATGGTCACGCCTGAACTCAGCAACTTCGCCTCACATCTCGCCGATGCAGCGCGGCTGGTCACCCTAGCGTCCGCGACGGGAATGATTGCGGTCGAAAACAAGGGCGCTGCGCGCCTTTTCGACCCTGTGACAGAAGCGGATCGAGCCGCCGAGAACGCGATGCAACGTCTGATTGGGGAGGCGTATCCCGAGCACGGTTTCGCGGGAGAGGAGTTCGGCGAACAGCTCGGCAGCAGTCCCTATAGCTGGAGCCTCGATCCAATCGACGGCACGCGTTCCTACGTTTGCGGCCTTCCCACTTGGACAACACTTATCGCGTTGCTCGAAAACGGGCAGCCGGTGCTCGGGATCATCGACGCGCCCCGCCTCGACGAGCGCTACGTCGGCGACGGCGCCGCGGCCTGGTGCGAGCGTGCCGGCATCAGTGCAGCGCTTCAATCGAGCGGCTGCACCGAGCTTGAACAGGCGCGGCTTTCAACGACGGACCCGTTCCTGTTCGCTGGCCAGGCGGAGGACGCTTTTGCCGGACTCCGGCGCGCGGTGCGGATGACTCGGTACGGCCACGATGGCTACGCCTACGCGCGGCTCGCTGCTGGCACGATTGACCTCGTCGTCGAATGCGCCCTTAAGCCCCATGACTATCACGCGCTGGTTGCAGTGGTTCGGGGCGCAGGAGGCGTGTTCGGAGACTGGTCGGGGGGCACCGACTTTGCCGCCGGACGGGTGATCGCGGCGGCGACGCCGCAGCTATACGAAGCCGCCGTGGACGTCATTCAGATGGCGGTGCCGCCGAGTGTCGGCGGCGGAGCACTTCGATGA